A region of Marasmius oreades isolate 03SP1 chromosome 9, whole genome shotgun sequence DNA encodes the following proteins:
- a CDS encoding uncharacterized protein (MEROPS:MER0029056), which produces MEYENGSLSFVKQIDWLERRGFLWIRRTRGDGDCFYRSLAFAFVERLLKAKDRGAAVQYAMVTLSESLQMLENVGFEKLVFEDFYDVLKGLVTNVVEPDNVLGKILDEESLLTAFQDNTTSNSIVMYLRMLTSAQLRLDPDLYSPFLIHSETGEPMEVREFCEHFVEATGKEADHVQMTALSRALQINVDVAYLDGRGTNGEVDFVTLRDATDTEMSPVTLLYRPGHYDILIRDDTSGKSL; this is translated from the exons ATGGAATACGAAAACGGCTCCTTGTCTTTCGTCAAACAAATCGATTGGTTGGAAAGACGCGGATTCCTTTGGATTCGACGAACAAGAG GTGACGGGGATTGTTTCTATCGAT CTCTCGCCTTTGCATTTGTCGAGAGGCTTCTGAAAGCAAAGGATCGCGGTGCAGCCGTCCAATACGCGATGGTTACTTTAAGCGAGTCACTTCAAATGCTGGAGAACGTGGGTTTCGAAAAGCTGGTGTTCGAAGACTTCTATGATGTATTGAAGGGCTTGGTGACGAATGTGGTTGAGCCGGATAATGTTCTTGGAAAGATTTTGGATGAAGAGTCACTATTGACAGCTTTTCAGGATAATACAA CGTCCAACTCGATCGTGATGTATTTACGGATGCTCACT TCTGCCCAGCTCCGTCTAGATCCCGACTTGTATTCCCCTTTCCTAATCCACTCCGAAACTGGTGAACCGATGGAAGTACGTGAGTTCTGTGAACATTTTGTTGAGGCTACGGGGAAAGAAGCAG ATCATGTTCAGATGACTGCTCTCTCGCGAGCGCTTCAAATTAACGTCGACGTCGCTTACTTGGACGGCAGAGGTACAAATGGCGAAGTTGATTTTGTGACTTTACGGGACGCGACGGACACAGAAATGAGTCCTGTAACTTTATTGTACAG ACCTGGTCATTATGATATCTTGATACGAGATGATACTAGCGGGAAGAGCTTGTAA
- the UBC15 gene encoding Ubiquitin-conjugating enzyme E2 15, which translates to MSKPGTPSNSNTLLLRRQLTELTKRPVEGFSAGLVDENNLYEWEILVIGPADTLYEGGFFKARLTFPPEFPLLPPKMRFITPMWHPNIYPDGTVCVSILHAPGDDQYGYEDAGERWMPVHTVESILVSVISLLSSDSPNLDSPANVDAAKEVRTDLEVYKKKVRRLVRRSAEEAFD; encoded by the exons ATGTCGAAACCTGGAACTCCCAGTAACTCAAACACCCTACTTCTCAGGCGACAACTTACCGAGTTAACGAAGCGTCCTGTCGAGGGGTTCTCAGCTG GACTTGTTGATGAAAACAACCTTTACGAATGGGAGATCTTGGTCATCGG TCCTGCAGACACTTTATA TGAAGGTGGCTTTTTCAAAGCTCGTCTGACATTCCCACCTGAATTCCCTCTGTTACCACCGAAGATGCGATTCATCACACCGATGTGGCATCCTAACA TATATCCGGACGGGACTGTTTGTGTTTCTATCCTC CATGCACCAGGAGACGACCAATATGGATACGAGGATGCAGGGGAAAGATGGATGCCAGTCCACACGGTTGAATCAATT TTGGTCAGCGTCATCTCGCTCTTGTCCTCTGACTCGCCGAATTTGGATAGCCCCGCCAACGTCGATGCTGCCAAGGAAGTTCGAACTGATCTTGAAG TTTACAAGAAGAAAGTTCGTCGATTGGTTCGCAGGAGCGCCGAGGAGGCTTTTGATTAA
- a CDS encoding uncharacterized protein (CAZy:GH38; BUSCO:EOG092607QZ), which yields MTSTYPSLNSSAGNKWIKNLTRDRLNTFLGGHYSDVNLSSVLFIHRVDGDEYVKLQVWSAPGLTKPTFEEAMKQKFRHAKKGESFGPSCTRLSFYLVSYLFNLLCRGNYWFRLLKMKKVVLKTQSCLKTNHWWKVHLTLPGYWQQYERVQFEFDPGCEAMIYTTDGTPLQGITGGYGGDRRVEYIIPLEAREKGVHEFVIESSCNGMFGVPMTGDTIDPPDMNRYFSLASADLVVPNQEAWHLLWDFTTLREISDTLPGNTSLQNQALVAANEIMNTFQNGDASAIRKCRRIAEQVFGEGWQSKAENVYPDGSEKDAQIWGIGHCHIDTAWLWPYRVTQQKVARSWSTQVDLMNRYPEHRFACSQAQQYKWLEELYPPLFRNVKEKVMKGKFHPIGGSWVENDSNMPSGESLVRQFVLGQRYFEEKFGKRCETAWLPDSFGLTGAYPQLIRQAGMKWFFTQKLSWNNINVFPHSTFNWVGIDGTQVLCHMTPVDTYTAQATVGDVNKGLTNHKNVESSDTSLLVFGNGDGGGGPLPKMLENLRRIRATNNKHRELPPISMGHSVDEFFERLAEKSEGGRKLPNWHGEMYLEFHRGTYTSHGSIKKGNRHSEVLLLVLENAATVASLLLDTDYVYPKRQIDKLWEKVLLNQFHDGMCFFHCFERRILDSSLPQVLPGSAIGMVYEDAQKLYAEVEKEGNRLIEEAFSMIYPRSIPLTPDTRLHPKTEINDIIAFNPTPFPRREVVRLPITTGISSNSNLRSAIAQVDADGKHGYGVIDNGVLDSSVHNSTVGVLHASVFSNGTDHFVLRNSSVQMTISGGRISSLVDVQLGRELIEDGKSGGLVIFEDRPNYWDAWDVEIHHLETAKELQFTDISVVAHGPLRAAVKASLKYDKSTITVMISLDAVTATTTPNSRSLFKFDAHVDWHQRHEFLKFELPLNIHSDNATYETQFGWVQRPTHKNTTWDMAKFEVCGHKYADLSEYGYGVAILSESKYGFSCRGNVLRISLLRAATAPDAEQDQGNHNFAWAVMPHVGHFLQSDVPVAGVQFNIRNHYRLLSGRGDLSSQSTLRRLEVTGAPNVFVETIKRGEYDTFDDTFAENGKEPAVSVILRLYEAYGGHARALLNLGYPEDFEKVYLTNLLEDEEERLQVVRTGDGDTVGVKLDFRGFEVKTVKIVLKASKFLRGGETKRSSWVDVDGARLTSGAAVRD from the exons ATGACTTCAACTTATCCCTCTCTCAATTCCTCTGCGGGCAATAAATGGATCAAAAATCTCACAAGAGATAGATTGAACACCTTTCTCGGTGGTCACTATTCAGATGTCAACCTTTCTTCAGTCTTGTTTATCCATCGGGTCGATGGGGACGAATATGTCAAACTTCAAGT CTGGAGCGCACCAGGGTTGACGAAACCCACATTTGAAGAGGCGATGAAGCAAAAGTTTAGGCATGCGAAGAAGGGAGAGTCATTTGGGCCTTCTTGTACGCGTCTCTCATTCTATCTCGTTTCATATCTGTTTAATTTGCTCTGTAGGGGTAATTATTGGTTCAGGTTACTTAAAATGAAGAAAGTCGTTTTGAAAACCCAATCTTGTTTAAAGACGAATCACTGGTGGAAAGTCCATCTCACTCTTCCGGGGTATTGGCAGCAGTATGAACGCGTTCAGT TCGAATTCGACCCAGGTTGCGAAGCTATGATCTATACTACTGATGGAACTCCCTTGCAAGGTATCACCGGAGGCTACGGTGGCGATAGGAGAGTGGAATATATCATTCCATTGGAAGCGAGAGAGAAAGGTGTCCATGAGTTTGTAATAGAGTCTTCGTGTAATGGGATGTTTGGCGTGCCGATGACTGGAGATACGATTGATCCTCCGGAT ATGAATAGATACTTCTCTCTCGCATCTGCTGATCTAGTCGTACCTAACCAAGAAGCGTGGCACCTACTTTGGGATTTCACGACGCTAAGGGAGATCTCGGATACTTTACCTGGGAACACTTC ACTTCAAAACCAAGCATTGGTGGCAGCCAATGAAATCATGAACACCTTCCAGAACGGCGACGCTTCTGCTATCCGTAAATGCCGTCGCATTGCTGAACAAGTTTTCGGTGAAGGCTGGCAGAGTAAAGCGGAAAATGTGTATCCGGATGGGAGTGAAAAGGATGCACAGATTTGGGGGATTGGACA TTGCCATATCGACACCGCCTGGTTATGGCCCTACCGCGTCACCCAACAGAAAGTCGCTCGGTCATGGTCTACCCAAGTCGATCTCATGAACCGATACCCCGAACACCGATTTGCATGTTCTCAGGCTCAGCAATACAAATGGCTCGAAGAGCTTTATCCCCCTCTTTTCCGTAACGTGAAAGAAAAAGTAATGAAGGGAAAGTTTCACCCGATCGGAGGGTCGTGGGTTGAGAATGATAGTAATATGCCTAGTGGAGAGTCGTTGGTTAGACAATTTGTGCTTGGACAGAGGTATTTTGAAGAGAAGTTTGGGAAACGCTGTGAGACGGCGTGGTTACCGGATTCGTTTGGGTTGACGGGGGCATATCCGCAGCTTATTAGGCAGGCAGGGATGAAGTGGTTTTTTACGCAAAAATTGAGTTG GAACAATAT CAATGTGTTCCCTCATTCGACGTTTAACTGGGTTGGTATCGATGGGACGCAAGTGTTGTGTCATATGACGCCTG TGGATACCTACACCGCTCAAGCTACGGTTGGTGATGTGAATAAAGGGCTCACCAATCATAAG AACGTCGAGTCCTCTGACACTTCCCTCCTCGTCTTTGGCAATGGagatggtggaggtggaccTTTACCGAAGATGTTGGAGAAT CTCCGTCGTATTCGGGCTACAAACAACAAACACCGTGAACTGCCCCCTATCAGTATGGGACATTCCGTGGACGAGTTTTTCGAACGTTTGGCGGAGAAGTCAGAGGGAGGGAGAAAGTTGCCTAACTG GCATGGAGAGATGTATCTCGAATTCCACCGAGGGACGTATACTTCCCATGGGTCGATCAAGAAAGGAAACCGACATTCGGAAGTGCTTTTGCTTGTGCTTGAG AATGCGGCTACTGTTGCATCGCTTTTACTGGACACGGATTATGTTTACCCTAAACGTCAGATTGATAAACTGTGGGAGAAGGTGTTATTGAATCAGT TTCATGACGGTATGTGTTTCTTTCATTGTTTTGAAAGGAGGATACTTGATTCTTCTTTGCCTCAAGTCCTTCCCGGATCTGCAAT CGGAATGGTATATGAAGACGCCCAAAAGCTCTACGCAGAAGTCGAAAAGGAGGGGAACCGTCTTATCGAAGAGGCCTTCTCTATGATCTATCCTCGATCGATCCCGCTAACTCCCGATACGAGGCTCCATCCCAAAACGGAAATAAACGATATCATAGCATTCAAtcctaccccattccctcgACGAGAAGTCGTACGACTTCCCATCACCACTGGAATCTCGTCAAATTCCAACTTGCGCTCCGCTATCGCTCAAGTAGATGCGGATGGAAAACATGGATACGGGGTTATAGATAACGGAGTGTTGGATTCTTCGGTTCATAATAGCACTGTTGGGGTGTTACATGCTTCTGTGTTCTCGAACGGAACCGATCATTTTGTGTTGAGAAATTCGAGTGTGCAGATGACAATATCTGGAGGGAGGATTAGTAGTTTAGTGGATGTGCAACTTGGGAGGGAGCTTATTGAGGATGGGAAGTCGGGAGGGTTGGTGATATTTGAGGATAGGCCGAATTACTGGGATGCCTGGG aTGTCGAAATCCATCATTTGGAAACTGCAAAAGAACTTCAATTTACGGATATTTCAGTTGTGGCTCATGGACCGTTGCGTGCTGCTGTCAAGGCCAGTTTGAAATATGATAAGAGTACGATTACGGTTATG ATTTCTTTGGACGCTGTGACTG CTACCACAACCCCGAATTCACGATCTCTATTCAAGTTCGACGCTCACGTGGATTGGCATCAACGACATGAATTCCTCAAGT TCGAGCTCCCGTTGAACATACACAGCGACAATGCAACGTACGAAACCCAGTTTGGTTGGGTCCAACGACCGACGCATAAGAATACGACGTGGGATATGGCGAAG TTTGAAGTATGTGGACATAAG TACGCAGACCTGAGTGAATACGGCTACGGAGTAGCCATCTTGTCTGAATCGAAATACGGATTCTCGTGTCGAGGAAATGTTCTTCGTATCTCATTACTCAGAGCTGCCACGGCCCCGGATGCTGAACAAGATCAAG GAAACCACAACTTTGCTTGGGCTGTTATGCCACACGTCGGTCATTTTTTGCAATCCGATGTTCCTGTGGCAGGTGTTCAGTTCAACATTCGTAATCATT ACCGTCTCCTTTCCGGTCGCGGTGACCTGTCCTCACAATCGACCTTGCGACGCTTGGAAGTGACAGGAGCACCGAATGTATTCGTCGAAACAATCAAACGTGGAGAGTACGATACGTTTGATGACACTTTCGCGGAGAACGGCAAGGAGCCAGCGGTGTCTGTTATCCTTCGGTTGTACGAAGCTTACGGCGGACATGCTCGAGCGTTGTTGAATCTAGGATATCCTGAAGACTTTGAGAAAGTCTATTTGACTAACCTCTTggaagacgaggaggagAGGTTGCAGGTGGTCCGAACTGGAGATGGAGATACGGTTGGGGTTAAGTTGGATTTCAGGGGATTTGAGGTGAAGACAGTGAAGATTGTGCTGAAGGCTTCCAAGTTTTTGAGAGGTGGAGA GACCAAACGAAGCAGCTGGGTTGATGTGGATGGTGCAAGGTTGACTAGCGGGGCGGCTGTAAGGGATTGA